The Microbacterium oleivorans genome contains the following window.
CGATGCTCCGGCGTAGCGCACGAGCGATTCGCGCGTGAGTTCGACCGTGCGCTGGGCGACGACCGTTCCGATCTCGATCGCGCTCATGCGTCCTCCCCTCCGACCAGCAGAACCGAGATGGCCGTGACGACGTGCGCCCCGTCGGCGTCGGTGATGTCCGCCTCGCTGGTGACCATGGCTCCCTTGCCGAAGGCTCGGACGCCGGTCACCGTCAGCGTCGCCGACAGCTCGTCTCCGGCGACGATCGGGCGGGTGTAGCGGAAGCGCTGTTCGGCGTGCACGGTGCGTTCGAGCACGATGCCCGAGTCGGGCTCGGCGAGCAGCTGCTGCAGCGTGAGGTCTTGGATCACCATCGCGAAGGTGGGCGGGGCGACCACGTCGGCGTAGCCCAGCGCACGCGCCGCCTCGGGGTCGGTGTGCTGCGGATCGGTCGCGAAGACGGCGCGCGCGAAGTCGCGCACCTTCTCGCGGCCCACGAGGTAGGGGGCGGTGGGCGCGAAGGCGCGCTCGACCAGCTCAGGGTTCACGGACACCGTCCGATTCTACCGGCGACCCCGCTGCGGCTTCGGCGCACGGGTCGCCGCCCGCTCGGCGCGCTGCGCGCGGTGCACCCGGATCGCCCGGAACGCCATCTGCCCGCCGATGAATGTGAGGAAGACGGCGAAGAGGATGTTGGCGGTGAGCGGATTCAGCAGCGTCGCGATCCACGCACCGAGCGCGGTGGTCGTGCACGCGGCGAGCCCGACCACGAGCGCAGCGAGGAGGTCGACGTTGCGCCGCCGCGCGTTGCCGATCGTGCCCGAGATGGCGGTGGGGATCATCATGAGCAGCGACGTCCCCTTCGCGACGAGGTCGCTCGTTCCGAAGAGGAACATCAATGCCGGTACGACGATGACCCCGCCGCCGACGCCGAGCAGACCCGCCATGATGCCGGTGAACAGTCCGAGGCCACCCAGTCCGATGCCCACCGGCCAGCTGAGCTCGAGCGCCGCATCCCGCGACGGCACGACGATGAACAGCATGACCACCACGACCAGGAGGAAGCCGACGAACCCCCAGCGGAGAGCGTTCTGCGGGATCTTCGCGAGCAGCCAGCTGCCGATCTGCGCGCCGATGACGGCGCCGACGGCCAGGATGACGGCGGGGATCCACGCCACCGATCCCGTCATCGCATAGGAGATGACGCCGACGGATGCCGTGGGCACGATGGCGGCGAGCGACGTGCCCGCGGCGAGCCGCTGGTCGAAGCCGAGCAGCAGTACCAGCATCGGCACGATGACGGTGCCGCCACCGACCCCGAACAGCCCCGAGAGCAGACCGGCGCCGAGGCCGATCGCGGCGCAGGCGAGGTAGAAGCGGGGAGTGCGTCGCACCCTTTCGGCGTGCATCACTGCGGCGACTCGACGAAGTCGTCGATGAGCCAGCCCGAACCGCCGGGAACGAGCGTGTAGGAGTAGGAGAAGCTGCCGGGCACCGGGTTCTCGAGCGGCAGGCCCGACTCGTCGCGCACCTGCACGAAGCTCTCGACCGTGTCGACGGTGATCGTGTCGCCGTCGCGAGAGGTCGAGACGATCGCGACCTCGTACTCGTCGACCGTCTCGTTGAACGCCGTGGCCTCGCGGTCGAAATCGGCGCAGTCGGTGTAGCCGTAGGTGGTGAGGTACTCCGGTGTGAGCGTCGACTGGTAGGCCGCGCAGTCGATGTCGTCCCACGCGTCGTCGTAGGCGTCGACGACGTCCTCGGCGGCGCGGGCGTCCGCATCCTGCGACGTGCCCGCGTCCGGACGTCCGCCGGTCGGGTCGAGCAGGCCCACGACGAACCGCGGGATGAAGACCGCGGCGAGGATGATCAGTCCGACGATCACCGCGCCCAGGGCGACGAACAGGATCCACAGCTTCGACTTCTTGCGCGGCGCCTCGCTCGGAGCATCACCGCCGTGCTGCCAGGGTGCGGTGTTCGAGGGCACGGGGATCTGCGGGACGGCGTTGGTCGGGGTAGCGGTGTCGGTCGACGCGGCGAACTGCCGGCTCTCGGCGATCGACGCCGCCGTGGGCTCGGGCACCGCAGGCTGCTCGGGCACCGCAGGCTGCTCGGGCACCGCAGGCTGCTCGGGCACATGGGTGTGCTCGGTCCACTGGGCACCGTCCCACCAGCGGAGTGCGCCGTGACCGTCGTCGTACCACCCGGGGGGCGTCGAAGTGCTCAACTCTTCCTCATTCCGCATCGGGCGGGCTGCCGCCGCACATCACCCTATCCGTCGGTCGCGAGAGCATCGGTGGAGGTCGCCGATGCTGATGCATCGTCCCCCGCGTCATCGCCGGCTGCGCGTTCGAACTGCGAGCGGTACAAGCGCCAGTACGCACCGCGTGCGCCGATGAGCTCGTCGTGCGATCCCTTCTCGACGATGTCGCCGTGCTCCATCACCAGGATGAGGTCGGCGTCTCGGATCGTCGAGAGCCGGTGCGCGATCACGAACGACGTCCGCCCTTCGCGCAGCGCCGACATCGCCTGCTGCAGCAGCAGCTCCGTGCGGGTGTCGACCGAGCTGGTCGCCTCGTCGAGGATCAGGACGGCGGGCTGTGCGACGAAGGCCCGTGCGATCGTGATGAGCTGCTTCTCGCCCGCCGAGACGTTCGCGGCATCCTCGTCGAGCACGGTGTCGTAGCCCTCGGGCAGGGAGTGCACGAAGCGGTCGACCCGGGTGGCGACGGCGGCGTCGACGATCTCTTGATCGGTGGCGCTCTGGCGGCCGTACCGGATGTTCTCGCGGATCGTTCCCGCGAACAGCCACGGGTCCTGCAGCACCATGCCGGTGCGCGATCGCACGTCGTCGCGGGAGAGGGCGGCGATGTCCTGCCCATCGAGCAGGATGCGTCCGCCGTCGAGCTCGTAGAACCGCATCAGCAGGTTGACGAGCGTCGTCTTGCCCGCGCCGGTCGGGCCGACGATGGCCACCGTCTGACCCGGTTCGACGCGGAACGACAGATCCCGGATCAGAGGCTTGTCGGACGAGTAGGCGAAGCGCACGTGTTCGAACTCGATGACGCCCCGACCGTCGGTCGTCGCTCGCGCGTCGGGGTCGTCGGGATCCTGCTCGTTCTCGTCGAGCAGCTCGAAGACCCGCTCGGCCGATGCGGTGCCCGACTGCACGACGGCGGCCATGCCGCCCAGCTCCGAGAGCGGCTGGGTGAACTGCTGCGAGTACTGGATGAACGCCTGCACGTCACCGAGTCGGAGCTGACCGGAGGCGACCATGAGACCGCCGAGCACGGCGATGCCGACGTAGGTGAGGTTTCCGATGAACATCATCCCGGGCATGATGAGGCCCGACAGGAACTGGGCCTTGAACGCGGCCTCGAACAGCTCGTCGTTCTCGGCCTCGAACTTTTCGCGTGCGTCGCGCTCGCGGCCGTAGACGCGCACGAGAGCATGACCCGAGAACGACTCCTCGACGCGGGCGTTCAGCCGGCCGACCTTGCGCCATTGCAGGGCGAAGGCCTTCTGCGAGCGCGGCCCGATGACGCCGAAGATGACGGCCATGAGCGGCAGCGAGACGAGGGCCACGAGCGCGAGCTGCCACGAGATCGAGAACATCATGAACAGCACGCCGACGACCGTGAGCACGCTCGTCAGGGCGGTCGAGAGCGACTGCTGCATCGTCTGGGTGATGTTGTCGATGTCGTTCGTCACGCGCGAGATCAGCTCGCCGCGCTGCACGCGGTCGAAGTACGACAGCGGCAGGCGGTTGATCTTCGCCTCGACCGACTCGCGCAGGCGCCACATCGTGCGCACCATGATGATGTTGATCACGAAGCCCTGCAGCCAGGTGAGGATCGCCGAGCCGACGTAGATCGCGAGCACGGTCACGACGACCCACTTGAGCCGGTCGAAGTCGACGCCGGCGCCGACCTGGAAGTTCTGCATCGCGCCGACGATGTTGGCGATGTCCGTCTGGCCCGCGGCGTTGAGCGCGGCGACGACGTCCTCCTGGCTCGTGCCGGCCGGGAACTGCCCGGCCAGGTTCGCCGACACGATCCCCTCGAAGATGAGGTTCGTCGCGTCGCCGAGGACGCGCGGGGCGAGCACGGCGAGCAGGACTCCCACCGCGCCGAGCACCGTCATGAGCGCGAACACGGCGGCGTACGGGCGGAGCAGGCCGATCATGCGCACGAAGCTCGGTCCGAACTTCGCGGCCTTGCCGGGGGCGACGCTGTCCCAATCGCCCGAATTCTGGCGCGCCTGCTCGGCGAGCTCGAGTTCGAGCCGCTCGTCGTCGGTCAGGTTCTTCTCGGAGCCGCTCATGCGTCCACCCCCAACTGCGACTCGACGATCTCGCGATAGGTCGTGTTCGTTGCCAGCAGTTCGTCGTGCGTGCCGAGCCCGGCCACCCGGCCGTCGTCGAGGACGAGGATGCGGTCGGCGCCGGTCACGGTGGAGATGCGTTGCGCGACGACGATCTTCGTGACGTCGGGCAGCTCTCGCCAGAGCGCCTCGCGAAGCCGCGCGTCCGTGGACAGGTCGAGCGCCGAGAACGAGTCGTCGAAGACGAGCACGTCGGGCCGCCGCACGATCGCGCGCGCGATCGCGAGCCGTTGCCGCTGACCGCCGGAGACGTTCGTCCCGCCCTGCGCGATGCGCGCCTCGAGCCCGCCCTCCATCTCTGAGACGAAATCGCGGCCCTGGGCGATCTCCAATGCCCGCCACAGCTCGTCGTCGGTGGCGTCCTCGCGACCGAACCTGAGATTGGAGGCGACCGTCCCGGTGAACAGGAACGCCCGCTGCGGCACGTAGCCGATACCCGCCCACAGCAGATCCAGGTCCGCCTGCCGGACGTCTACACCGGCGACGCGGACGGAACCTCCGGTGACGTCGAACAGCCGCGGCACCAGCGAGACCAGCGTCGTCTTCCCCGACCCGGTCGACCCGACCACGGCGACCGTCTCACCGGGGGCGGCACGGAACGAGATGCCCTCGAGCACCGGCGAGTCGGCCCCCGGATAGGTGAACGACACGTCGTCGAACTCGACGGCACCGGGCTCGGGGAACGTCTCCACCGGAGCGGCCGGGCGCTCGAGCGCGTCGTGCGACGCCAGCACCTCGCCGATGCGATCGGCCGACACGGCGGCGCGCGGGATCATGATCGTCATGAAGGTCGCCATGAGCACGCCCATGAGGATCTGGCCGACGTACTGCATGAAGGCGAAGAGCGTGCCGATCTGCACACTGCCCTGATCGACCTGGATGCCGCCGAACCAGATGACACCGACCACGGTGACGTTCAGCACGAGCATCGCGAGCGGGAACATCAGCACGAAGAGCGAGCCGACCTTGCGCCCGACGATCATGATGTCGGTGTTCGCGCCGCGGAAGCGCTCCTCCTCGATGCGCTCGCGCACGAACGCGCGGACCACCCGCACGCCCGTCAGCTGCTCGCGCATGATGCGGTTGACGTTGTCGAGCCGTGTCTGGAAGATGCGGAAGAGCGGAACCATGCGGCTGATGATGATGCCGGCGATCACGAGCAGCAGCGGCACGGCCACGCCGATGAGCCAGCTCAGCCCGACGTCCTGCTGCAGCGCCATGATGATGCCGCCGATCGCCAGCATCGGGGCGGTGACGAGCATCGTCGCCCCCATCATCGCCAGCATCTGCACCTGCTGCACGTCGTTGGTGTTGCGCGTGATCAGGGTTCCGGGACCGAAGCGCGAGACCTCGCGCTCGGAGAAGCCGCTCACCTTCTCGAAGACGTCGCGGCGGATGTCGCGTCCCGCGGCCATCGCGGCGCGGGCGGCGCACAGTGTGGCGATGACGGCCGCGATGATCTGGCCGAGCGCGATGAGCAGCATGACCCCGCCGCGCGACCAGATGTAGGCGGTATCGCCCTGGGCGACGCCGTTGTCGATGATGTCGGCGTTCAGGCGGGGAAGGTAGAGCGAGGCCATCGCCGAGGCGAACTGGAACACCAGAACACCCAGGAGCAGCCACCGGTAGGTGCGCAGATAGCGGATCAGGAGCTTGCCGAGCATGGGTCTCCCTGGGCGAGGCGGACGGACGGTTCATGGTAGCGCCGGGCGCCGACACGCACGCGGCGCGGCCGTTGCGCCACCGGCGAACGACCGCCGGGCTCACAGCGCGCGCCGATCAGACCTCGGTACCGTCGAGCTCATGACGACCGGCAGCGCCGTGCCCCCGCTCTCGATCACCGACGGACTGCAGAACTTCTCGCCGCAGGAGCTGCGGAGCCTCCGCGACGAGTTCCAGCAGTTCCTGCTCGAGTACCGCTTCGGGATGCAGGAGATCGAGACGAAGCTGCAGATCCTGCGCGACGAGTTCCAGCAGCTGCACGACTACAACCCCATCGAGCACCTCTCGAGCCGGCTGAAGTCGCCCGACAGCATCGTGGAGAAGGTGGTGCGCAAGGGTGTGGAACCGGAGTTCCCCGCCATCCGCGAGAGCATCACCGACATCGCGGGCGTGCGCGTGACGTGCAGCTTCGTGCAGGACGCCTATCGACTGTTCGACCTGCTCACCGCCCAGGACGACATCCAGGTGCGCCTCGTGAAGGACTACATCGCCGAGCCGAAGCCCAACGGCTACAAGAGCCTCCACGCGATCGTCGAAGTGCCGGTGTTCCTCTCGACGGGGCGGCTGATGGTGCCCGTCGAGGTGCAGTTCCGCACGATCGCGATGGACTTCTGGGCCAGCCTCGAGCACAAGATCTATTACAAGTACGCGGCGAACGTGCCGGCCGAGCTGCTCGCGGAACTCAAGGATGCCGCCGACACGGCCTCCGAGCTCGACGCGAAGATGGAGCGGTTGCACCGCGAGGTCCGCCACCGCCCGCGAGTGGTGCGCATCTGAGCGCACCACTCGCGGCGGCGCCGGGGGTCAGTCCTCCGAGACGGTGATCTCCACCGGGATGTTGCCCCGGGTGGCGTTGGAGTACGGGCACACCTGGTGTGCGGCATCCGCCAGCTCCTGTGCGAGCGCGCGCTCGACGCCCGGCAGCACGACCTCCAGGACCACCGAGAGCGAGAAGCCACCGGCATCCGTGGGGTGGATCTGCACCTGGCCGCCGACGGCGGAGTCGGTCACGTCGACCTTCTTCGAGCGGGCCACCATCTGCAGGGCGGAGTGGAAGCAGGCGGCGTAGCCGGCGGCGAAGAGCTGCTCGGGGTTGGATCCGTTGCCGGACCCGCCCATCTCCTTCGGGATCGCCATCTCGAGGTCGACGCGTCCGTCGGTGCTGCGGACGTGGCCGTTGCGGCCCGCTCCGGTCGACAGTGCTTCAGCGGTGTAGAGGGCGCTCATGCGTGCTCCTTCTCTCTTTCGGGGGTGGTCGTGTCCGCGGCGGCGGATGCCGACCGCGCACCGGCGGCGGTGTCGCGCATGCCGTCGGCGAGTTCGGTGAGGGCTGCGATGAGGGCCCGGGCTCCGTCGACGGTCACGCCCATGCCCTGCGCGATGCAGCCGGGGACGTGGGCGAGCTCCGCGCGCAGGTCGCGGCCGCGCGAGGTCAGCGAGACCGAGACGACCCGTTCGTCCTCTCTCGTCCGCGTGCGCTCGACCAGCCCGTCCCGGGTCATCCGGCGCAGCAGCGGCGACAGGGTGCCCGAGTCGAGGTCGAGGGCGTCGCCGAGCTCGCGGACGCTTCGGTCGTCGCGGCTCCACAGCAGCACGAGCACGAGGTACTGCGGATAGGTCAGCCCGTGCGGCTCGAGCAGCGTGGCGTAGGCCTTCGTCGTCGCGCGCGATGCCGCGTACATCGAGAAGCAGACCATGTGCTCCGTGGGTTCCATGCTTGCATCGTACACAACCTAGTTGTGCACAACCTATCGATCGGGAGAACGGCGCCCGTCGTTGCCGACGGGCGCCGTCCGACGCGTCACGGCGTGGGCATGCCGCCGTTGACGTTGAGGGTCTCCCCCGCGACGTAGCTCGACTCCGCCGACGCGAGGTACACGTAGGCCGGGGCGAGCTCGGCGGGCTGGCCCATGCGTCCGAGCGGCGTCTGCTCGCCGAAGCTCTCGAGCTTGTCCTGCGGCTGTCCGCCGCTCGGCTGCAGCGGTGTCCAGATCGGGCCGGGTGCGACGGCGTTGACGCGGATGCCCTTCGGCGCCAGCTGCTGCGCGAGCCCCTTGGTGAACGCGTTGATCGTCGCCTTGGTCGAGGCGTAGTCGACCAGCGTCTCCGACGGCGAGTACGCCTGGATCGAGGTCGTGTTGATGATCGTCGCACCGGCGGGCAGGTGCGGCAGTGCCGCCTTGGTGATCCAGAACATCGCGTACACGTTCGTCTTGAACGTGTCGTCGAACTGCTCGTCCGTGATGTCGGCGAGCGACTCCTGGGCGATCTGCTTGCCGCCGTTGTTGACGAGGATGTCGATGCCGCCGAGCGCCGACACCGTGTCGGCGACCAGTGAACGGCAGTACTCGGGGTCGCGCAGATCCCCCGGGAGAGTCGCCACGGTCACGCCGGCGTCCTTCAGGATGCCGGCGATCCGCTGCGCATCCTGCTCCTCTGCGGGGAGGTACGAGATCGCCACATCCGCACCCTCGCGCGCGAACGCGATAGCGGTGGCCGCGCCGATGCCCGAGTCACCGCCCGTGATGAGCGCCTTGCGGCCGGTGAGACGCCCGCTGCCGCGGTAGCTCTCCTCGCCGAGGTCCGCCTTGGGCGTCATCTCGGCATCGAGGCCCGGCTCGTCCATCTCCTGCTTCTCGGGTTCGATGTCCGAGTAGAGCTCGGCGGGGTTGACGAAGGTGTACTGGTCGCGGGACATGATGTCTCCTTCCGGTCGGTCTTTCGTGGACGGTCGTGCGGTCAGGGGGTGGATGCGACGCCGAAGGTGTGGACGCCGCGTCCGCCGATCGGGTGGTCGAGACGGAAGATGCCGCCCGAGAGCGGATGCCGCTGCAGCTGCTCCTCGGTGAGGTTCTCCCGGGCCGACCCGACGAGGAGGGTGCGGAGGTCGGGGCCGACGAAGGCCACCGAGGTGATGTTGGGGGCGGGCATCGCGGTCTCGTCGACGATCTCGCCCGCGGTGTTCCAGTGCGCGACCGCTCCCTCGCCGTACAGCCCGTTCGCGAACGATCCGTCGGCCGCCATCGTCAGCCCGTCGCTCGCGCGGCCGACGAGGAACGGTTCGAGCTCGCCGAGCTCGCCATCGGGCCCGTAAGGCGCGCGATACACCGTCGAGGTGCCGGTGTCGGTGAGGTACATGGTGCGGCCGTCGTCGGACCACTCCATCCCGTTGGCGACCGCGAACCCTCCGCTGATCACGCGGACCGCACCGTCGCCGTCGACCGACCAGACCGTCGCGTCGGCGTCGTCGGTGGTCAGCTCCATGCCGCCGACGACGAACCGGCCGAAGGGATCGACCTTGCCCTCGTTCAGGCGCATGCCGTCGTGGCGATGCGGCAGAGTCGCCAGCTCCCGCTCGATGCGGCCGTGCTCGTCGAGGAGCACGACGCGATCCTTCAGAGCCGCGACGTACCCGCCGCCCGCCGCCGGCTGCACGGCCGACAGGGGCGGGGGCAGCTCGACGATCCGGTCGTCGCTGCCGTCCACGGCGCCGTCGAGCGGTCCGCGGTGCAACAGGCCGGCGGTGATGTCGACCCAGACCACCTCGTCGCTGCGCGCGTCCCACCAGATGCTCTCGACGAGCACCGCACGGGTGTCGCGGAACACCGTGACCTCACTTGCCACGGAGAGCCTCCTCGGGAACGACATCGCGGATGGTGAGCACCGTGGCGATGAAGGCCAGGTGGCTGAGCGCCTGCGGGGTGTTGCCCCACGCGGAGCCGTCGGCGGCGTCGATCATCTCGGCGTAGATGCCCACGTCGTTGGCGTGGGAGACGAGCTGATCGACGAGGTCGAGCGCCTCGTCGTGGCGTCCGACGCAGGCGAGGGCCTCGGCGCGCCAGAACGCGCAGGCCACGAAGGTCTTCTCCTCCGCGGCCACACCGCTGTAGCGGTAGAGCAGCGGACCCGCACCCAGCTCGGCGCTGAGGGCGTCGATCGTCGACGACATGCGTTCCCCCCGGTCGAAACCCGTCGGGGCGTGGAGCAGGACGGAGGCATCGAGCTCCTCCGACCCGGCGAAGAAGGTGTACGCACGCAGTTCGGGAGACCAGCAGTTCTCCTCGATCCAGAGCCGGATGCGCTCGCGCTCGGCCTTCCACCGGTCGGCGCTGCCGGGGATCGCTCCGCTCTCGGCGAGCGCGACCGCGTCGTCGAGAGCCTTCCAGCACCCCATCTTCGACGACGTGTAGTGGCGCTCCTCCGGAAGCTCCCACATGCCCGAGTCGGGGTTGCGCCACAGGTCGCAGGTGCGATCGGCCACGCCGGCGAGCATGCGCGCCGTGCCGATGTCGAGCACGTTCCCGGCGTCGACATAGGTGCGGCAGATCGCCATGAGGTCGCCGTAGACGCCCAGCTGGAGCTGCTCGCGGGCCGGGTTCCCGGTCACCACCGGGCCGATGTCGCGCCATCCGGGCACGTGGTACTCCTGCGCATCGGGAACGAGCTCGCCGCCCAGCGTGTACATGACGTGCAGTTCGGGTCCGTGATCACGGATCGTGCGCAGCATCCACGACAGCGCGGCGTGCGTCTCCTCACGCAGGCCGAAGCGGACGAGGGCGTGCGCGGTGTAGGCGAGGTCGCGCACCCAGGCGTAGCGGTAGTCCCAGTTCTTGCCGCCCTCGGGGTTCTCGGGCAACGACGTGGTGGCCGCCGCGGCGATCGCTCCGGTGGGGCTGAAGATGAGGAGCTTGAGGGCGAGGGCGCTGCGCTGCATGCGCTCGGCCCAGGGACCGTCGTATGAGAAGACCTCCGACCAGTGCCGCCAGTTGCCGATCGTCCGGTCGATGCCGATGTCGACCTTGCGCGGGTCCGGGAGGTGCAGGGGCTCGTCGTGCGTCGCGGCCAGCGCGATGAGGTGCCGCGAGCCCGGCCGCGTCGTGAACGACCCGGTCAGCCGCGGGCCGCTCGTGCCGTCCGGGTCGGGCGCGTCGGGGCCGTGCTCGAAGCCGACGACGACCATCGCCGTCTTCCCGCTGCGGATCACGTCGCCGTGCTGGGTCCGCTCGATCCACGGGGCTGCCGTCCGCAGCGATGTTCCCGGGTGGATGCGCCAGGCCATCGGCACCGTGCCCGCGACCCCGTCGATGCGGCGGGCGAGCTCTGCCCACGGCATCCGTCCGGCGACCCCCGACACCATCGCGTCGGTGACCAGGACCGAGCCGGTCGCGGTGGTGAAGGTCGTCTCGAGGACGTTGGTGTCGGGGATGTAGCGCCGTGACGTCTCGAAGTCGTCGACGGGCG
Protein-coding sequences here:
- a CDS encoding ABC transporter ATP-binding protein, with the protein product MLGKLLIRYLRTYRWLLLGVLVFQFASAMASLYLPRLNADIIDNGVAQGDTAYIWSRGGVMLLIALGQIIAAVIATLCAARAAMAAGRDIRRDVFEKVSGFSEREVSRFGPGTLITRNTNDVQQVQMLAMMGATMLVTAPMLAIGGIIMALQQDVGLSWLIGVAVPLLLVIAGIIISRMVPLFRIFQTRLDNVNRIMREQLTGVRVVRAFVRERIEEERFRGANTDIMIVGRKVGSLFVLMFPLAMLVLNVTVVGVIWFGGIQVDQGSVQIGTLFAFMQYVGQILMGVLMATFMTIMIPRAAVSADRIGEVLASHDALERPAAPVETFPEPGAVEFDDVSFTYPGADSPVLEGISFRAAPGETVAVVGSTGSGKTTLVSLVPRLFDVTGGSVRVAGVDVRQADLDLLWAGIGYVPQRAFLFTGTVASNLRFGREDATDDELWRALEIAQGRDFVSEMEGGLEARIAQGGTNVSGGQRQRLAIARAIVRRPDVLVFDDSFSALDLSTDARLREALWRELPDVTKIVVAQRISTVTGADRILVLDDGRVAGLGTHDELLATNTTYREIVESQLGVDA
- a CDS encoding ABC transporter ATP-binding protein, translating into MSGSEKNLTDDERLELELAEQARQNSGDWDSVAPGKAAKFGPSFVRMIGLLRPYAAVFALMTVLGAVGVLLAVLAPRVLGDATNLIFEGIVSANLAGQFPAGTSQEDVVAALNAAGQTDIANIVGAMQNFQVGAGVDFDRLKWVVVTVLAIYVGSAILTWLQGFVINIIMVRTMWRLRESVEAKINRLPLSYFDRVQRGELISRVTNDIDNITQTMQQSLSTALTSVLTVVGVLFMMFSISWQLALVALVSLPLMAVIFGVIGPRSQKAFALQWRKVGRLNARVEESFSGHALVRVYGRERDAREKFEAENDELFEAAFKAQFLSGLIMPGMMFIGNLTYVGIAVLGGLMVASGQLRLGDVQAFIQYSQQFTQPLSELGGMAAVVQSGTASAERVFELLDENEQDPDDPDARATTDGRGVIEFEHVRFAYSSDKPLIRDLSFRVEPGQTVAIVGPTGAGKTTLVNLLMRFYELDGGRILLDGQDIAALSRDDVRSRTGMVLQDPWLFAGTIRENIRYGRQSATDQEIVDAAVATRVDRFVHSLPEGYDTVLDEDAANVSAGEKQLITIARAFVAQPAVLILDEATSSVDTRTELLLQQAMSALREGRTSFVIAHRLSTIRDADLILVMEHGDIVEKGSHDELIGARGAYWRLYRSQFERAAGDDAGDDASASATSTDALATDG
- a CDS encoding glycoside hydrolase family 15 protein, which encodes MTGGIESYAPIGDGRTVALIGLGGSIDWLPLPDLTSTPVFARLLDDETGGCLELAPVDDFETSRRYIPDTNVLETTFTTATGSVLVTDAMVSGVAGRMPWAELARRIDGVAGTVPMAWRIHPGTSLRTAAPWIERTQHGDVIRSGKTAMVVVGFEHGPDAPDPDGTSGPRLTGSFTTRPGSRHLIALAATHDEPLHLPDPRKVDIGIDRTIGNWRHWSEVFSYDGPWAERMQRSALALKLLIFSPTGAIAAAATTSLPENPEGGKNWDYRYAWVRDLAYTAHALVRFGLREETHAALSWMLRTIRDHGPELHVMYTLGGELVPDAQEYHVPGWRDIGPVVTGNPAREQLQLGVYGDLMAICRTYVDAGNVLDIGTARMLAGVADRTCDLWRNPDSGMWELPEERHYTSSKMGCWKALDDAVALAESGAIPGSADRWKAERERIRLWIEENCWSPELRAYTFFAGSEELDASVLLHAPTGFDRGERMSSTIDALSAELGAGPLLYRYSGVAAEEKTFVACAFWRAEALACVGRHDEALDLVDQLVSHANDVGIYAEMIDAADGSAWGNTPQALSHLAFIATVLTIRDVVPEEALRGK
- a CDS encoding SMP-30/gluconolactonase/LRE family protein, translated to MASEVTVFRDTRAVLVESIWWDARSDEVVWVDITAGLLHRGPLDGAVDGSDDRIVELPPPLSAVQPAAGGGYVAALKDRVVLLDEHGRIERELATLPHRHDGMRLNEGKVDPFGRFVVGGMELTTDDADATVWSVDGDGAVRVISGGFAVANGMEWSDDGRTMYLTDTGTSTVYRAPYGPDGELGELEPFLVGRASDGLTMAADGSFANGLYGEGAVAHWNTAGEIVDETAMPAPNITSVAFVGPDLRTLLVGSARENLTEEQLQRHPLSGGIFRLDHPIGGRGVHTFGVASTP
- a CDS encoding sulfite exporter TauE/SafE family protein, giving the protein MHAERVRRTPRFYLACAAIGLGAGLLSGLFGVGGGTVIVPMLVLLLGFDQRLAAGTSLAAIVPTASVGVISYAMTGSVAWIPAVILAVGAVIGAQIGSWLLAKIPQNALRWGFVGFLLVVVVMLFIVVPSRDAALELSWPVGIGLGGLGLFTGIMAGLLGVGGGVIVVPALMFLFGTSDLVAKGTSLLMMIPTAISGTIGNARRRNVDLLAALVVGLAACTTTALGAWIATLLNPLTANILFAVFLTFIGGQMAFRAIRVHRAQRAERAATRAPKPQRGRR
- a CDS encoding organic hydroperoxide resistance protein; translation: MSALYTAEALSTGAGRNGHVRSTDGRVDLEMAIPKEMGGSGNGSNPEQLFAAGYAACFHSALQMVARSKKVDVTDSAVGGQVQIHPTDAGGFSLSVVLEVVLPGVERALAQELADAAHQVCPYSNATRGNIPVEITVSED
- a CDS encoding MarR family winged helix-turn-helix transcriptional regulator; this translates as MEPTEHMVCFSMYAASRATTKAYATLLEPHGLTYPQYLVLVLLWSRDDRSVRELGDALDLDSGTLSPLLRRMTRDGLVERTRTREDERVVSVSLTSRGRDLRAELAHVPGCIAQGMGVTVDGARALIAALTELADGMRDTAAGARSASAAADTTTPEREKEHA
- a CDS encoding SDR family oxidoreductase; amino-acid sequence: MSRDQYTFVNPAELYSDIEPEKQEMDEPGLDAEMTPKADLGEESYRGSGRLTGRKALITGGDSGIGAATAIAFAREGADVAISYLPAEEQDAQRIAGILKDAGVTVATLPGDLRDPEYCRSLVADTVSALGGIDILVNNGGKQIAQESLADITDEQFDDTFKTNVYAMFWITKAALPHLPAGATIINTTSIQAYSPSETLVDYASTKATINAFTKGLAQQLAPKGIRVNAVAPGPIWTPLQPSGGQPQDKLESFGEQTPLGRMGQPAELAPAYVYLASAESSYVAGETLNVNGGMPTP
- a CDS encoding DUF2510 domain-containing protein; protein product: MSTSTPPGWYDDGHGALRWWDGAQWTEHTHVPEQPAVPEQPAVPEQPAVPEPTAASIAESRQFAASTDTATPTNAVPQIPVPSNTAPWQHGGDAPSEAPRKKSKLWILFVALGAVIVGLIILAAVFIPRFVVGLLDPTGGRPDAGTSQDADARAAEDVVDAYDDAWDDIDCAAYQSTLTPEYLTTYGYTDCADFDREATAFNETVDEYEVAIVSTSRDGDTITVDTVESFVQVRDESGLPLENPVPGSFSYSYTLVPGGSGWLIDDFVESPQ
- a CDS encoding FAS1-like dehydratase domain-containing protein yields the protein MSVNPELVERAFAPTAPYLVGREKVRDFARAVFATDPQHTDPEAARALGYADVVAPPTFAMVIQDLTLQQLLAEPDSGIVLERTVHAEQRFRYTRPIVAGDELSATLTVTGVRAFGKGAMVTSEADITDADGAHVVTAISVLLVGGEDA
- a CDS encoding GTP pyrophosphokinase; the protein is MTTGSAVPPLSITDGLQNFSPQELRSLRDEFQQFLLEYRFGMQEIETKLQILRDEFQQLHDYNPIEHLSSRLKSPDSIVEKVVRKGVEPEFPAIRESITDIAGVRVTCSFVQDAYRLFDLLTAQDDIQVRLVKDYIAEPKPNGYKSLHAIVEVPVFLSTGRLMVPVEVQFRTIAMDFWASLEHKIYYKYAANVPAELLAELKDAADTASELDAKMERLHREVRHRPRVVRI